The genomic region CACCGGCGCCGCAGGGCGGTACCCACATCAGCTGGTCCGCTGTTTTCACCCCGAAACTCCCGCTGTCCGGCCGGTTCTGGCAGTGGTATCTGACGCGCTTCATGCAGCGCATGGCCGACGGCCTGGCCGCCGCAGCGCCCCGGTCCCGCGGCTCGGAGGTTTGAGCAGCCGCGTCCGGCCGTTCGGCGGTCGGCCGGACCGGCTGTCGCCGGGCGGCGTCCTCAGGGGCGGGTTGTGCCGGGTGAGGGCCCGTGTGAGGTGGGTGCCGTGGCCCCGCGGCGTCCGCTCCCGCTTCTACGACACAGCTCCAGCACCATCAAGTCGATGCAGATCGACTCGCTCTCGCTCGGCCGGCACGCGAAGACCGCCTCCGACGTCTACCTGGACTTCCCTGCCGACGAGAACTCCGCCCCGGACTTCGCGATCCTGCGGGAGGACGCGCAGCGGCAGGGCAAGCGCTTCACCTTCGAGGACGTGCTGCTGATCGCCGAGGTGGTGCCGGTCTCCTCCGCGCGCAAGGACTACGACGACTGCACGGCGAAGTACGGCCGCTACGGCATCCCGGTCTACGTGGTGGTGGACCCGAACGCCGCAGAGGTCGTCGTCCACACCCAGCCCACCGGCTCCGGCTACATCGCGGCGCACACGCACAAGTACGGCTCAGGCAAGCTGCCCATCGAACTGGCCGACGGGCGGACCTACACCCTCGACCCGGACGAGCTGCCCCGGCCCGAGGCGGATGCCCGCTGACGGCACCGGCTCGGCGTACAGGCAAGCGCGCACTGTCGGCCCGCTGGAAAGGCGCGCGGCGCTGGGACGACATCCGGTGCCCCCACGTGCAGGTCGCCGTGTGCAGCCAGTCGGCGTGAGAAGGTGAGCATGTGAATCGCCTCGCCGCTGCCACGTCCCCTTACCTCCAGCAGCACGCCGACAACCCCGTGGACTGGTGGGAGTGGTCCCCCGAGGCGTTCGCGGAGGCCGAGCGGCGCGGGGTGCCCGTTCTGCTGTCGGTCGGGTACGCGGCCTGTCACTGGTGTCATGTGATGGCGCATGAGTCCTTCGAGGACGTGGAGATCGCGGAGTACCTCAACGAGCACTTCGTCGCGGTGAAGGTGGACCGGGAGGAGCGGCCGGATGTGGATGCGGTGTACATGGAGGCGGTGCAGGCGGCCACGGGGCAGGGTGGGTGGCCGATGACCGTGTTCCTGACGCCGGAGAAGGATCCGTTCTACTTCGGGACGTACTTCCCGCCCCGGCCGCGGCACGGGATGCCCGGGTTCCGGCAGGTGCTGGAGGGGGTGGAGGCGGCCTGGCGGGAGCGGCGTGGGGAGGTCGGCGAGGTCGCGGGGCGGATCCGGGAGGAGTTGGCGGAGCGGGCGGGGCTGTACGGGGCCGGGGCGGGGGTGCCGGCGCCGGGGGAGCGGGAGCTGCACCAGGCGTTGGTGGGGCTCAGCCGTAGTTTCGACGCGACCCGCGGCGGGTTCGGCGGGGCGCCGAAGTTCCCGCCGTCGATGGTGCTGGAGTTCCTGCTGCGCCACCATGCGCGCACCGGGTCCGAGGTGGCTTTGGAGCAGGCGGGGCAGACGGCCGAGGCGATGGCCCGCGGCGGGATCTACGACCAGTTGGCGGGCGGCTTCGCCCGGTACTCGGTGGATGCCGAGTGGGTGGTGCCGCACTTCGAGAAGATGCTCTACGACAATGCCCTGCTGGCCCGGGTCTACCTGCACCTGTGGCGGGCGACGGGGGATTCGCTGGCCCGGCGGGTGGCGTTGGAGACGGCGGACTTCCTGGTGCGCGAACTGGGCACCGCCGAGGGCGGGTTCGCCTCGGCGCTGGATGCGGACAGCCTGGACGAGGCGAGCGGGAAGAGCATGGAGGGCGCCTACTACGTGTGGACGCCCGAGGAGTTGCGCGCGGCGCTGGGGGAGCAGGACGGGGACGAGGCCGCCGAGCTCTTCTCGGTGACCGAGAGCGGCACCTTCGAGGAGAGTCGCTCGGTGCTGCAGCTGCTGCGCGACCCGGCCGACCCCGAGGTCTACCAGCGCCTGCGGGCGGGCCTGTTGGCCGCGCGGGCCGAGCGTCCGGCGCCGGCCCGGGACGACAAGGTGGTGGCCGCCTGGAACGGGCTGGCGATCGCCGCGCTCGCCGAGTGCGGGGCGCTGCTGGACCGGCCGGACCTGGTGGCGGCGGCGGAGCGGGCGGCCGACCTGCTGCTCTCGGTCCATCTGACCCCGCAGGGGCGGCTGTTGCGGACCTCGCGGGACGGCCGGGCCGGCCAGAACGCCGGCGTGTTGGAGGACTACGCGGACACCGCCGAGGGGTTCCTCGCGCTGTACGCGGTGACCGGGGAGAGCTCCTGGCTGGACCTGGCGGGCGGACTGCTCGACACGGTACTGCTGCGCTTCACTGACGAGGCATCAGGAAGCCTGTACGACACGGCGGATGACGCGGAGGATTTGATCCGCCGCCCGCAGGACCCGACGGACAACGCCACCCCCTCCGGTTGGACGGCCGCCGCCCAGGCGCTGCTGAGCTACGCCGCCTACACCGGCTCGGAGCGCCACCGCACCGCCGCCGAGCGGGCGTTGGGCGTGGTCACCGCGCTCGCCGGGCAGGCGCCGCGGTTCATCGGCTGGGGCCTGGCCACGGCGGAGGCGCTGTTGGACGGTCCGTACGAGGTGGCCGTGGTCGGTCCGGCCGAGGATCCGCGGACGGTCGCGCTGCACCGCACCGCGCTGCTGGGGACGGCGCCGGGCGCGGTGGTGGCCCGTGGCGAGGCTGGCAGCACCGAGGTGCCGTTGCTGGCCGACCGGCCGCTGCTGGGCGGGGCGCCCGCCGCCTACGTGTGCCGGCACTTCGCCTGCGAGGCGCCGACGGCGGACCCGGCCGAGCTGGCGCGCAAGCTGGGGGCAGGAAGACAGCCGGCAGGCGGACAAGCAGGCGGACAAGCAGACGGATAAATCGGATGCACACGGCGCGGCGGTGGCCCAGGATCGGTGGATGACCTGGACTCTCACTGATTCGCTGGACGAGTTCCGTGCCCATGCCGGGGACTACCTGGCGGCCCATCCGGCCGAGAACACCGTGCTGCTGACCATCGTGAGCAACCTGGCCGGCGGGGGCACGGCCGGCGGGGATCCGAGCCGGCGTCCGCGCTTCGGCTGGTGGCGCGCGAGTGAGGACGCACCGGTGGCCGGTGCCTGGGCGCAGACGCCGCCGTTCCCGCTGCGGCTGGGCCGGATGCCGGTCGAGGCCGCCCGCGAGCTGCTCGACGCGCTGACCGAACACCGCGAGCTCGCCGGCGTGTCCGGCGGGGTGGTCGAGGCCCGCGCCTTCGCGGAGGCCTGGGCCGAGCGCACCGGCGGCACCGTCGAGATCCACGAGGAGCAGCGGCTCTACCGCCTGGGCGAGTTGACCCCGCCGGCCACCGCCGGACGGCTGCGGCCGGCCCGGCCCGCCGACCGTGAGCTGCTGATCGACTGGTTCGGGGACTTCTTCGCGGTGGTCGGAGTCCAGCCGCACGACGTCGAGAGCATCGTGGCCCACCGCGCCGCCCGTGGCGATCTGCACATCTGGGAGGACGAGGCGGGCCGCGCGGTCTCCTTCGCCGGACTCTCCCAGGTGACGGCCGGGATGACCCGGATCGGGCCGGTCTACACCCCGCCCGAGCTGCGGGGGAACGGCTACGCCAGTGCGGTGACGGCCGCGATCTCCGCTGTCGGGTGTGAGCGCGGGGCGAGCGAGGTGCTGCTCTTCACCGATCTGGCCAACCCGACCAGCAACTCGATCTACCAGAAGATCGGCTTCCGCCCGTTGGGCGACAGCGTCATCCTGAACTTCACCGCCGACCCTGCCCGGACTGCCACCCCCACAGTCAGCCCCGCCCTCAGTCCCAGTCCCAGCTGACGCCCAGCAGGCAGGGCCCGAGTCCGGTGGCGACCAGGTGCACGCAGTGGTGGCCGTCGAGGGTGAGCTCCTCGCTCTCGTACGGCACCGCGCCGGGTGCGCTGCTGGCGAACCGGTGACAGCGCACCGGTAGTGCGGCCGGGTCGAAGGTGGCCTGCAGGACGTACTGGCCGGTGCCGGAGTTGAAGCCGCGGACGTACTCGTTGCTCGGCGTCGGCGTGGGTGCGTCGTCGAAGCCGTAACCGAGCAGGTGGGTCTCGCCGGTGCGCAGCCGGCGGTCCAACAGCAGCTCGGCCATGACCAGTCGGGCGGACTGGTCGCGTCGGATCCGGCCCGGTCGGCAGTTCTCCTCGGCCCGGACCCGGACCCGGGAGACGTCGCACCCGGGATCGCCCTGGTAGATCGCCAGATAGCGGTCGATCCCGTCACGGTGTGCCCGGACGGCGTGCTGCGAGTCGCGGCGCAGCAGTTGACGGTCGGCGCCGAGCCGGATGCGTTCGATGTGCGCCACCGTGTGGACCCCGGTGTCGCGCGGTCCGGGGAGTTCGGCGAGCAGGCCGTCCACCGCGTCGGCGGGGGCGATCAGGTCGCGGTAGGGGCGGGTGGCCACGGTGGGGGTGAACTCATCACCGGAGCCTGAGCCTGAGCCGGAGCCGGCCCGACGGGGGCCGAGCAGCCGGGTCAGCGAGTGCGCGGGCAGCTCCAGCACCTCCTCCAAGACCCGTACCGCGCGCAGTGATTCGGCCCGCTCGGGGCGGCGCCGACCCTGCTGCCAGTAGCTGAGACTGGTCACTCCGACGTGCACACCGCGCTGTGCGAGGTGTTGCTGCACCCGGTGCAGGGCCAGGCCGCGGGCGGTGAGTGCGGTACGCAGTGCGAGGTGGAACGGACCGGTGCGCAGCACGGTGGCCAGCTCGGGCTGGACGGCGTGCGGACTGCGCGGCATGGCGACCTCCTCTCCCGTTCGGGCTGGGGGACCCGGGGCGGTGACGGTGGTGAATATTCACACGTCCGTGGCTCCTTGTCACCCTTCCGGTGGGCAGCGGCGGCCGCTGTTCACATACGGAGCGTGGCGTTCACACCGGGCCGC from Kitasatospora azatica KCTC 9699 harbors:
- a CDS encoding thioredoxin domain-containing protein, which codes for MNRLAAATSPYLQQHADNPVDWWEWSPEAFAEAERRGVPVLLSVGYAACHWCHVMAHESFEDVEIAEYLNEHFVAVKVDREERPDVDAVYMEAVQAATGQGGWPMTVFLTPEKDPFYFGTYFPPRPRHGMPGFRQVLEGVEAAWRERRGEVGEVAGRIREELAERAGLYGAGAGVPAPGERELHQALVGLSRSFDATRGGFGGAPKFPPSMVLEFLLRHHARTGSEVALEQAGQTAEAMARGGIYDQLAGGFARYSVDAEWVVPHFEKMLYDNALLARVYLHLWRATGDSLARRVALETADFLVRELGTAEGGFASALDADSLDEASGKSMEGAYYVWTPEELRAALGEQDGDEAAELFSVTESGTFEESRSVLQLLRDPADPEVYQRLRAGLLAARAERPAPARDDKVVAAWNGLAIAALAECGALLDRPDLVAAAERAADLLLSVHLTPQGRLLRTSRDGRAGQNAGVLEDYADTAEGFLALYAVTGESSWLDLAGGLLDTVLLRFTDEASGSLYDTADDAEDLIRRPQDPTDNATPSGWTAAAQALLSYAAYTGSERHRTAAERALGVVTALAGQAPRFIGWGLATAEALLDGPYEVAVVGPAEDPRTVALHRTALLGTAPGAVVARGEAGSTEVPLLADRPLLGGAPAAYVCRHFACEAPTADPAELARKLGAGRQPAGGQAGGQADG
- a CDS encoding GNAT family N-acetyltransferase, whose product is MTWTLTDSLDEFRAHAGDYLAAHPAENTVLLTIVSNLAGGGTAGGDPSRRPRFGWWRASEDAPVAGAWAQTPPFPLRLGRMPVEAARELLDALTEHRELAGVSGGVVEARAFAEAWAERTGGTVEIHEEQRLYRLGELTPPATAGRLRPARPADRELLIDWFGDFFAVVGVQPHDVESIVAHRAARGDLHIWEDEAGRAVSFAGLSQVTAGMTRIGPVYTPPELRGNGYASAVTAAISAVGCERGASEVLLFTDLANPTSNSIYQKIGFRPLGDSVILNFTADPARTATPTVSPALSPSPS
- a CDS encoding Uma2 family endonuclease is translated as MQIDSLSLGRHAKTASDVYLDFPADENSAPDFAILREDAQRQGKRFTFEDVLLIAEVVPVSSARKDYDDCTAKYGRYGIPVYVVVDPNAAEVVVHTQPTGSGYIAAHTHKYGSGKLPIELADGRTYTLDPDELPRPEADAR